A single Thermosynechococcus vestitus BP-1 DNA region contains:
- a CDS encoding restriction endonuclease subunit S, with the protein MTMPEQKKAVVPRLRFPEFRNAGPWEVKRLGDMCDMQAGSFIKASEIRLVPEAGLNPCYGGNGLRGYTKSFTHIGRFPLIGRQGAYSGNVQLAQGRFHATEHAVVVTPKQSTNIDFLFFLLIRGELSRLATGQAQPGLSVASLNSVSIPFPALPEQQKIADCLSSLDELIELQAKKLEALKAHKKGLMQQLFPREGETTPRLRFPEFRDAGPWEVKRLGEVACEFSDGDWIESKDQSPDGIRLIQTGNIGLGKFIDNTEKARFISEETFERLSCSEVFPGDLLISRLPDPAGRCCLIPNIGKRMITAVDCTIVRFDLKQAHPYFCLSYCQTDQYFKEVAARSAGSTRTRISRQNLADVRVPLPTLPEQQKIADCLSSLDELIELQAKKLEALKAHKKGLMQQLFPQEIDL; encoded by the coding sequence ATGACCATGCCTGAGCAGAAGAAAGCTGTTGTCCCCCGCCTGCGCTTCCCCGAGTTCCGCAACGCCGGACCGTGGGAGGTGAAGCGACTGGGGGACATGTGTGACATGCAAGCCGGAAGCTTCATAAAGGCGAGTGAGATCCGTCTCGTTCCGGAAGCCGGTCTGAACCCTTGCTATGGAGGTAATGGCCTGCGTGGATATACGAAGTCTTTTACCCATATCGGTCGATTTCCGCTTATCGGTCGCCAAGGCGCCTATTCGGGAAACGTGCAGTTGGCCCAAGGAAGATTCCACGCTACAGAGCACGCAGTTGTTGTAACGCCAAAGCAATCAACAAACATCGACTTTCTTTTCTTCCTGCTCATTCGGGGGGAATTGTCCCGGCTCGCAACGGGTCAAGCCCAACCTGGCCTTTCCGTCGCTTCACTGAATTCCGTCAGTATCCCATTTCCAGCACTCCCCGAACAACAAAAAATCGCCGACTGCCTGTCGTCGCTGGATGAGCTGATCGAGCTTCAGGCGAAGAAGCTCGAGGCCCTCAAAGCCCACAAGAAGGGCCTGATGCAGCAGCTCTTCCCCCGCGAGGGCGAGACCACCCCCCGCCTGCGCTTTCCCGAGTTCCGCGACGCCGGGCCGTGGGAGGTGAAGCGGCTGGGGGAAGTGGCATGCGAGTTTTCGGACGGGGACTGGATCGAATCCAAAGATCAGTCCCCGGATGGCATTCGATTGATCCAAACAGGAAACATTGGCCTCGGTAAGTTTATCGACAACACTGAGAAGGCGCGGTTTATATCCGAAGAAACCTTTGAACGCTTGAGTTGCTCGGAAGTCTTTCCGGGTGATCTTTTGATTTCTAGGCTCCCAGATCCAGCTGGTCGTTGCTGCCTGATCCCTAACATTGGGAAAAGAATGATAACGGCCGTGGATTGCACTATTGTTCGGTTTGATCTGAAGCAAGCGCACCCGTACTTCTGTCTTTCATATTGCCAGACGGATCAGTACTTCAAGGAGGTGGCAGCAAGGTCTGCGGGATCCACCCGGACGCGAATCAGCCGGCAAAACCTCGCAGACGTTCGGGTCCCGCTTCCAACCTTACCCGAACAACAAAAAATCGCCGACTGCCTGTCATCGCTGGATGAGCTAATCGAGCTTCAGGCGAAGAAGCTCGAGGCCCTCAAAGCCCACAAGAAGGGCCTGATGCAACAACTTTTCCCGCAGGAGATTGACCTATGA
- the lpxA gene encoding acyl-ACP--UDP-N-acetylglucosamine O-acyltransferase: MAVHPTAVIEAGARIGEEVEIGPFCYVAATVEIGRGTQLAPHVTLLGYTRLGENCKVHSGAVIGDLPQDVAYQGGISYVHIGDRCTLREGVTIHRGTQPETVTHVGHDCLLMAHSHLGHNVYVGNHVTIANNTLIAGYAQVGDRAFISGNCLVHQFTRIGRLAMLSGGTAIQKDVPPFCMTRSLSTNTIMGLNVVGLRRAGFSAQDRQLLKKALDILYRSQLTTSQALQHLREQFVHPLIQEFCDFISASQRGICHFVRRGNADDRA; encoded by the coding sequence ATGGCGGTTCATCCCACGGCAGTGATTGAGGCGGGTGCCCGCATTGGAGAAGAGGTGGAAATTGGTCCTTTTTGCTATGTGGCGGCCACGGTGGAGATTGGACGCGGTACGCAGTTGGCTCCCCATGTGACCCTATTGGGATATACCCGCCTTGGTGAGAACTGCAAAGTACATAGTGGGGCGGTGATTGGCGATCTGCCCCAAGATGTGGCTTACCAAGGGGGAATTAGCTATGTCCACATTGGCGATCGCTGTACGTTGCGGGAGGGAGTGACGATTCATCGGGGAACCCAGCCAGAAACAGTCACCCATGTGGGGCATGACTGCTTGCTGATGGCCCATAGCCACTTGGGTCACAATGTTTATGTGGGAAATCATGTGACGATCGCCAACAATACGTTGATTGCTGGCTATGCCCAGGTGGGCGATCGCGCCTTTATCAGCGGCAACTGCCTTGTGCATCAATTTACCCGCATTGGTCGCTTGGCCATGCTCTCTGGCGGCACTGCCATTCAAAAAGATGTGCCCCCCTTTTGTATGACCCGTAGCCTCAGCACCAACACGATCATGGGTTTAAATGTGGTGGGCTTACGGCGAGCCGGCTTTTCTGCCCAAGACCGACAGCTCCTCAAAAAAGCCTTAGATATTCTCTACCGCTCCCAATTAACCACCTCCCAAGCCCTTCAGCACCTGCGGGAACAGTTTGTGCATCCTCTCATTCAAGAGTTTTGCGATTTTATCAGTGCCTCACAACGGGGGATTTGCCACTTTGTCCGCCGCGGCAACGCAGACGATCGCGCCTGA
- a CDS encoding UbiD family decarboxylase has product MTKDLRHYLQLLEQRQQLRRITVPVDPDLEMAEICNRLLAAGGPALLFENVIGSPYPVAINLLGTLERVCWAMNMDDPLELETLGEKLGKLQQPKPPKTLSQALDFGKILFDVVRAKPSRDLLPPCQQVVITAPDLDLRQLPLIRPYPKDAGKIMTLGLVITKDCETGIPNVGIYRLQLQSPTTMTVHWLSVRGGARHLRKAAAQGKKLEVAVAVGVHPLIIMAAATPIPVDLSEWLFAGLYGGGGIHLAKCKTLDLEVPAQSEFVLEGTITPGEVLPDGPCGDHMGYYGGVEDSPVIHFHCLTHRRNPIYLTTFSGRPPKEEAMIALALNRIYTPILRQQVPEIVDFFLPMEALSYKAAIISIDKAYPGQARRAALAFWSALPQFTYTKFVIVVDKEINIRDPRQVVWAISSKVDPSRDVFILGETPFDSLDFASEKIGLGGRMGIDATTKIPPETDHPWGDPLTSDPEVARRVTERWQEYGLGDIDLTAVDATRFGYELDPAFRWR; this is encoded by the coding sequence ATGACGAAGGACCTGCGGCACTATCTCCAGCTTTTAGAACAGCGGCAACAACTGCGACGCATCACCGTACCCGTTGATCCTGATCTGGAAATGGCCGAGATTTGCAATCGGCTATTGGCCGCAGGCGGGCCGGCCTTGCTCTTTGAAAACGTCATTGGTTCCCCCTATCCCGTGGCGATTAATCTTTTGGGAACCCTAGAGCGGGTCTGCTGGGCAATGAACATGGACGACCCTTTAGAGCTAGAGACCCTCGGTGAAAAGCTAGGGAAGCTTCAGCAGCCTAAGCCGCCGAAAACCCTGAGTCAGGCCCTTGATTTTGGCAAAATTCTCTTTGATGTTGTCCGGGCCAAGCCGAGCCGTGATTTGCTGCCCCCCTGTCAGCAGGTGGTGATCACAGCTCCCGATTTGGATTTACGGCAACTACCACTGATTCGCCCCTACCCTAAGGATGCGGGCAAAATTATGACCCTTGGTCTGGTGATTACCAAAGACTGTGAGACCGGCATTCCCAATGTGGGCATTTACCGCTTGCAACTGCAATCCCCAACCACCATGACTGTCCATTGGCTCTCAGTGCGAGGAGGGGCGCGCCATCTGCGCAAGGCGGCGGCCCAGGGCAAGAAACTAGAGGTGGCGGTGGCCGTGGGGGTGCATCCTTTGATCATCATGGCCGCGGCAACGCCCATTCCCGTGGATTTATCCGAATGGCTCTTTGCGGGTCTCTATGGTGGGGGGGGCATTCATTTGGCCAAGTGCAAAACCCTTGATCTAGAGGTACCTGCGCAGTCGGAATTTGTGCTTGAGGGCACGATTACCCCTGGTGAAGTCTTGCCCGATGGCCCCTGTGGCGATCACATGGGGTACTACGGTGGTGTGGAAGATTCGCCAGTCATTCATTTCCACTGCCTCACCCATCGCCGCAATCCCATTTACTTGACGACATTTAGTGGTCGCCCTCCCAAGGAGGAGGCAATGATTGCCTTAGCCCTCAACCGCATTTACACACCAATTTTGCGGCAGCAGGTACCGGAAATTGTGGACTTCTTTTTGCCCATGGAAGCCCTCAGTTATAAGGCGGCGATTATTTCCATTGACAAAGCTTATCCTGGCCAAGCCCGCCGCGCCGCCCTTGCCTTTTGGAGTGCCCTCCCCCAATTTACCTACACCAAGTTTGTGATTGTGGTGGACAAAGAGATCAATATCCGTGATCCGCGGCAAGTGGTGTGGGCCATTAGCTCCAAGGTGGATCCCAGCCGTGATGTCTTTATTTTGGGAGAGACTCCCTTTGATTCCCTTGATTTTGCCAGCGAAAAAATCGGCCTTGGGGGACGCATGGGCATTGATGCCACCACCAAAATTCCCCCAGAAACCGACCATCCTTGGGGCGATCCCCTCACGTCGGATCCGGAGGTGGCACGACGAGTCACAGAACGCTGGCAGGAATATGGTCTTGGCGATATTGACTTAACAGCTGTAGATGCAACACGGTTTGGCTATGAGCTAGACCCAGCCTTTCGTTGGCGATAA
- a CDS encoding type I restriction-modification system subunit M, which translates to MNNQDQIRLGKTLWAIADTLRGAMNADDFRDYMLAFLFLRYLSDNYEEAAKRELGSDWPQLREDDRRSPLAVWYEENPDDIEPFENMMRRKVHYVVKPEYLWSSIAEMARTQDAELLHTLQKGFKFIENESFSSSFQGLFSEINLDSDKLGKTYKQRNERLCTIIGRIAEGLAEFPQERDLLGDAYEYLIGQFAAGSGKKAGEFYTPQPISSILSAIVSLDAQDPANGKREKLGKVYDFACGSGSLLLNVGRRMGRYGVGKLYGQEKNITTYNLARMNMLLHGLKDTEFEIFHGDSLLNEWLLLREENPAKKIEFDAVVANPPFSLRWEPGEELAEDFRFKDYGLAPKSAADFAFLLHGFHFLHKEGTMAIILPHGVLFRGNVEEKIRKKLLLDGNIDTVIGLAPNLFYSTGIPVCILVLKKCKKFDDVLFINAAELYEKGKRQNQLLPEHIDKIVETYQFRREVKEELDNGALFVSRRVSMEEIEKNDFNLNITRYVSTAKSEPEIDLQQVHQELAELTRKIEQARDRHNEFLKELGLSELP; encoded by the coding sequence ATGAACAATCAGGATCAAATCCGTCTAGGCAAGACACTCTGGGCCATCGCCGACACCTTGCGCGGCGCGATGAACGCCGACGACTTCCGCGACTACATGCTGGCCTTCCTCTTTTTGCGCTATCTCTCGGACAACTACGAGGAAGCCGCCAAACGGGAATTGGGAAGCGACTGGCCCCAGTTGCGGGAAGATGACCGCCGTTCGCCGCTGGCGGTGTGGTACGAGGAGAACCCGGACGACATCGAGCCGTTCGAGAACATGATGCGCCGCAAGGTGCACTACGTGGTTAAGCCCGAATACCTCTGGAGCAGCATCGCCGAGATGGCCCGCACCCAGGATGCCGAACTGCTCCACACCCTGCAAAAGGGGTTCAAGTTCATCGAGAACGAATCCTTCTCCAGCAGCTTCCAGGGGTTGTTCTCGGAGATCAATCTGGATTCGGACAAGCTCGGCAAGACCTACAAGCAGCGCAATGAGCGGCTGTGTACCATTATCGGGCGGATCGCCGAAGGCTTGGCGGAGTTTCCCCAAGAGCGCGATCTCTTGGGCGATGCCTACGAGTACCTGATCGGCCAATTCGCCGCCGGAAGCGGCAAGAAAGCTGGCGAGTTCTACACCCCGCAGCCCATCTCCAGCATCCTCTCGGCCATCGTCTCGCTGGATGCCCAGGATCCGGCCAACGGCAAACGGGAAAAGCTGGGCAAGGTGTATGATTTTGCCTGCGGTTCGGGGTCGTTGCTTTTGAACGTCGGGCGCCGGATGGGCAGGTACGGCGTCGGCAAGCTCTACGGCCAGGAGAAGAACATCACCACCTACAACCTGGCGCGCATGAACATGCTACTGCACGGTTTGAAGGACACCGAGTTCGAAATCTTCCACGGCGACTCGCTGCTCAACGAGTGGCTGCTCCTGCGCGAGGAAAACCCGGCGAAAAAGATCGAGTTCGATGCGGTGGTGGCCAATCCGCCTTTCAGCCTGCGCTGGGAGCCCGGCGAGGAGCTGGCCGAGGATTTCCGCTTCAAGGACTACGGCCTGGCCCCGAAATCCGCCGCCGACTTCGCCTTCCTGCTGCACGGGTTTCACTTCCTGCACAAGGAGGGCACGATGGCCATCATCCTGCCGCATGGGGTGCTGTTTCGCGGCAACGTGGAGGAGAAGATCCGCAAGAAGCTGCTGCTCGACGGCAACATCGACACGGTGATCGGGCTGGCGCCCAATCTTTTCTACTCCACCGGCATCCCGGTGTGCATCTTGGTGCTCAAGAAGTGCAAGAAGTTCGACGACGTGCTCTTCATCAATGCTGCCGAGCTCTATGAGAAGGGCAAACGCCAGAACCAGCTGCTGCCCGAACACATCGACAAGATCGTCGAGACCTACCAGTTCCGCCGCGAGGTGAAGGAAGAACTCGACAACGGCGCCCTGTTCGTCTCCCGCCGGGTGAGCATGGAGGAGATCGAGAAAAACGACTTCAATCTCAACATCACCCGCTACGTAAGCACAGCTAAATCAGAGCCGGAAATAGATCTGCAACAAGTTCATCAAGAGCTTGCTGAGTTGACTCGTAAGATAGAACAGGCTCGCGATCGGCATAATGAGTTTCTAAAAGAGCTCGGACTTTCAGAACTACCTTAG